A part of Sugiyamaella lignohabitans strain CBS 10342 chromosome D, complete sequence genomic DNA contains:
- the MEF1 gene encoding Mef1p (Mitochondrial elongation factor involved in translational elongation; GO_component: GO:0005622 - intracellular [Evidence IEA]; GO_component: GO:0005739 - mitochondrion [Evidence IEA,IEA]; GO_component: GO:0005739 - mitochondrion [Evidence IDA] [PMID 14576278]; GO_component: GO:0005739 - mitochondrion [Evidence IDA] [PMID 16823961]; GO_component: GO:0005739 - mitochondrion [Evidence IMP] [PMID 1935960]; GO_function: GO:0005525 - GTP binding [Evidence IEA,IEA]; GO_function: GO:0003924 - GTPase activity [Evidence IEA]; GO_function: GO:0000166 - nucleotide binding [Evidence IEA]; GO_function: GO:0003746 - translation elongation factor activity [Evidence IEA,IEA]; GO_function: GO:0003746 - translation elongation factor activity [Evidence ISA] [PMID 1935960]; GO_process: GO:0006184 - GTP catabolic process [Evidence IEA]; GO_process: GO:0032543 - mitochondrial translation [Evidence IMP] [PMID 1935960]; GO_process: GO:0070125 - mitochondrial translational elongation [Evidence ISA] [PMID 1935960]; GO_process: GO:0006412 - translation [Evidence IEA]; GO_process: GO:0006414 - translational elongation [Evidence IEA,IEA,IEA]) → MRLRVGGPLAVVGRPVVKSVLPRVGAAKWVSCRMNSTAPASYDEEKGILDELAKQKIQSDDLKRLQGMRNIGISAHIDSGKTTFTERVLYYTGRIKAIHEVRGRDNVGAKMDSMALEREKGITIQSAATFCDWEKTEVDGSQSNYHFNLIDTPGHIDFTIEVERALRVLDGAVLVVCAVSGVQSQTITVDRQMRRYNVPRVTFVNKMDRMGANPWKAIEQINSKLRIAAAAVQVPIGSEDSLAGVVDLIHERALIHKGKQGETIEVGPVPEELKELVAEKRELLIETLADVDDEIANIYLEEKTPTPEEIIAGIRRATIARKFTPVLMGSALANRGVQPVLDAVCDYLPNPSQVLNTGLDIEQEEKPVHLASSQNSPFVGLAFKLEEGKYGQLTYIRVYQGKLKKGMYITNVRTGKKTKLARLARMHSDEMEDIDEAGAGEICATFGVDCSSGDTFSDGNSKITMTSMYVPDPVISLSITPKSKDSPNFSKAINRFQKEDPTFTVKFDGESKETIISGMGELHLEIYVERMKREYGVECVTGKPQVAYRETVTLPATFDFTHKKQSGGAGQYAKVMGELSATNNESNDFSTAIVGGKIPEKFLFACQKGFEDAVEKGPLIGHKVLGVKMLINDGAVHVVDSSEMAFRTATMGAFKDAFMKGQPTILEPIMDVSITAPSEFQSNIIGLLNKRMAMINDTEIGTDEFTISAECSLNSMFGFATHLRAATQGKGEFSLEFKHYAPAPIPLQKELIAEYEKKQKEKDKK, encoded by the coding sequence ATGAGACTGAGAGTTGGCGGACCGCTGGCTGTTGTCGGACGACCAGTTGTGAAATCGGTTTTGCCTCGAGTTGGCGCCGCGAAATGGGTTTCGTGTCGTATGAACTCGACTGCTCCTGCATCatatgatgaagagaaggGCATTCTCGACGAACTGGCTAAACAGAAAATCCAAAGTGATGATTTGAAACGACTCCAGGGAATGAGAAATATCGGTATCTCGGCACATATTGATTCGGGTAAGACCACGTTTACTGAACGTGTTTTGTACTACACAGGCCGGATCAAGGCCATTCACGAGGTCCGTGGTCGTGATAATGTCGGTGCCAAGATGGATTCCATGGCCTTAGAACGTGAAAAGGGTATCACTATTCAATCGGCAGCCACTTTCTGTGACTGGGAAAAAACCGAGGTCGATGGATCACAGTCGAATTACCATTTCAATTTAATTGATACTCCTGGTCACATTGATTTCACTATTGAGGTGGAACGTGCTTTGAGAGTGTTGGATGGTGCTGTTTTGGTTGTTTGTGCCGTGTCGGGTGTTCAATCGCAAACTATTACTGTAGACCGTCAAATGCGTAGATATAATGTTCCTCGCGTCACTTTTGTGAACAAGATGGATCGTATGGGTGCTAATCCTTGGAAGGCCATTGAACAGATCAACAGTAAACTGcgaattgctgctgctgctgtgcAAGTTCCTATTGGATCTGAGGATTCtcttgctggtgttgttgaCTTGATTCACGAACGTGCTTTAATTCACAAGGGTAAACAGGGTGAAACTATTGAAGTTGGTCCTGTTCCTGAAGAGTTGAAGGAACTGGTTGCTGAAAAGAGAGAATTGTTGATTGAGACTCTTGCTGATGTAGACGATGAAATTGCTAATATCTATTTGGAAGAAAAGACTCCTACACCTGAAGAGATCATTGCTGGTATTCGTAGAGCTACTATTGCTCGTAAGTTCACTCCTGTACTTATGGGATCTGCTTTGGCTAATAGAGGTGTTCAACCTGTTCTCGATGCTGTGTGTGATTACTTGCCTAATCCCAGTCAAGTGTTGAACACCGGTCTTGATATCGAGCAAGAGGAGAAACCAGTTCACTTGGCATCTTCTCAGAACTCGCCTTTTGTTGGTTTGGCTTTCAAGCTGGAAGAGGGTAAATACGGCCAATTGACTTATATCCGTGTGTATCAAGGTAAATTGAAAAAGGGCATGTACATCACAAATGTTCGTACTGGTAAGAAGACAAAGCTTGCTCGTTTGGCTCGTATGCATTCCGATGAGATGGAAGATATTGACGAGGCCGGAGCTGGTGAGATCTGTGCTACTTTTGGCGTCGACTGTTCTTCTGGAGACACCTTTTCCGACGGTAATAGTAAAATCACCATGACCTCGATGTACGTTCCCGATCCTGTTATTTCGCTTTCCATCACCCCTAAGAGCAAAGATTCGCCCAACTTTTCTAAAGCCATCAACCGTTTCCAAAAGGAAGATCCTACATTCACTGTCAAGTTCGACGGTGAGTCGAAAGAGACTATTATTTCTGGAATGGGTGAACTTCACTTGGAAATCTATGTTGAGAGAATGAAGCGTGAATACGGTGTTGAGTGTGTCACTGGTAAGCCCCAAGTCGCGTACCGTGAGACCGTCACACTTCCTGCTACTTTTGACTTTACACATAAGAAGCAatctggtggtgctggtcaaTATGCCAAGGTCATGGGAGAGTTATCTGCTACTAACAACGAGTCCAACGATTTCAGCACCGCTATTGTAGGAGGTAAGATTCCCGAGAAGTTCCTGTTTGCGTGTCAAAAGGGATTTGAGGACGCTGTTGAGAAGGGACCTCTTATCGGCCACAAGGTGCTTGGTGTGAAGATGCTCATCAACGATGGTGCTGTTCACGTTGTGGATTCCAGTGAAATGGCTTTCAGAACCGCCACCATGGGTGCCTTTAAAGACGCATTCATGAAGGGTCAACCGACCATTCTCGAGCCCATTATGGATGTATCCATCACCGCACCCTCAGAGTTCCAAAGCAACATCATCGGCCTGCTGAACAAGCGAATGGCCATGATCAACGACACCGAAATCGGTACCGACGAGTTCACCATCTCGGCCGAATGTTCGCTCAACTCCATGTTTGGCTTCGCGACCCACCTCCGAGCTGCCACCCAAGGCAAGGGCGAGTTCTCACTCGAGTTCAAGCACTACGCCCCCGCACCCATTCCTCTCCAAAAAGAGCTAATAGCCGAGTACGAGAAAAAACAGAAGGAAAAGGACAAGAAATAG
- the APL3 gene encoding Apl3p (Alpha-adaptin; large subunit of the clathrin associated protein complex (AP-2); involved in vesicle mediated transport; GO_component: GO:0030122 - AP-2 adaptor complex [Evidence IMP] [PMID 10564262]; GO_component: GO:0005935 - cellular bud neck [Evidence IDA] [PMID 19458192]; GO_component: GO:0030131 - clathrin adaptor complex [Evidence IEA]; GO_component: GO:0005905 - coated pit [Evidence IEA,IEA]; GO_component: GO:0016020 - membrane [Evidence IEA,IEA]; GO_component: GO:0030117 - membrane coat [Evidence IEA]; GO_component: GO:0005886 - plasma membrane [Evidence IEA,IEA]; GO_function: GO:0003674 - molecular_function [Evidence ND]; GO_function: GO:0008565 - protein transporter activity [Evidence IEA]; GO_process: GO:0006897 - endocytosis [Evidence IEA]; GO_process: GO:0006886 - intracellular protein transport [Evidence IEA]; GO_process: GO:0006886 - intracellular protein transport [Evidence IC] [PMID 10564262]; GO_process: GO:0015031 - protein transport [Evidence IEA,IEA]; GO_process: GO:0006810 - transport [Evidence IEA]; GO_process: GO:0016192 - vesicle-mediated transport [Evidence IEA]), protein MSQPMKGLVQFIADLRNARAREVEVKRVNAELANIRTKFRDPNLNGYNKKKYISKLIYMYILGYEIDIGHVESVSLLSSTKYSEKQIGYLAISLMLNENDSLLDMVVNSARKDLESLDEMHTCLALNCIATVGGRSIGDALSNDIFKLLISPTSPDFVRKKAALTMLRLYRKNPNIIMPGWADRIVALLDHEDLGVATSVVSLVIALVQDNPEDFKMSYGKAVRRLQALVFQKEYSPDYVYYEVPAPWLFIKLFRLLQYYPPTTDEAVEAAIRKVIFKVVDMNAVPVENIQQNNAQNAVLFEVINLAIHLEVDAILLDRIVDALGKFLKSSETNVRYLSLNAMAILAARYDTVPIRKHIPAVVKFLRDKDISIRRKAVDLLYCLCDGTNVITIVGELLKYLQSADFALREEMVIRIAILAEKYATEYQWYVDTSLRLIAIAGNHVSDEVWTRVIQIVVNNEGLQVYAARTVCSYLKQPNCNETMVKVGGYILGEYGHLIADDPGHSPIEQFLLLHDKFPNCSSFTRGILLTTYVKFVNLFVEIKPQLVQVFEFHSTSIDSELQQRACEYLRIVNSPNPTLLPTVWDEMPPFPERTSALLTRLHQKHVISEDKRVWALGNKQAQVERAALNLDQRGSANLLSTPPTGAHAVNGDQNGTAEFKGNGLVPAATGAAGRSGAPPPPPVPRKGSGSTATTGKTEPLLSSNWEEGYRNHLSSVSGIFYEDSLIQIGLKSEYRRHLGCVILYFKNISGTTLQSLSVDLSNPAGNDKLSIATKNFPESTIPHNGSTQQVIVIEAKQPFEESPLIKITYLAGTLKVLNLKLPVVIEKFMEPANLNADEYFKRWNQIGGAPREAQKVFKNISASSADGQLARTAEDDAKIVSGMHWSILRGVDKNPANFIGGSVLHTSAGGNFGCLLRLEPDNDKVMYRVTVRATNEALPSILAKNLTMAYQL, encoded by the coding sequence atgtCACAGCCTATGAAAGGACTTGTGCAGTTCATTGCGGACTTGCGGAATGCGCGAGCCCGTGAAGTGGAGGTGAAAAGGGTCAATGCCGAGCTGGCCAACATTCGGACCAAGTTTCGCGACCCGAATCTAAATGGAtacaacaagaaaaagtatATCAGCAAActgatatatatgtatattttgGGTTATGAGATCGATATTGGTCATGTTGAGAGCGTCAGTTTACTGTCATCGACTAAATATTCCGAGAAACAGATAGGATATCTCGCAATTAGTCTGATGCTGAATGAAAACGACAGTTTACTGGACATGGTGGTCAATAGTGCTCGAAAGGATTTAGAGAGTTTGGATGAAATGCATACATGTTTAGCATTGAACTGTATCGCGACAGTAGGGGGGCGGTCAATTGGCGATGCCCTGTCCAACGACATTTTCAAActgctgatatcaccaacatcaccTGATTTCGTTAGGAAGAAAGCGGCTCTTACAATGTTGAGACTGTATCGGAAAAACCCCAATATTATAATGCCTGGGTGGGCAGACCGAATTGTTGCATTGCTTGACCACGAGGATCTGGGTGTCGCGACGTCGGTAGTGTCATTAGTAATCGCACTTGTTCAGGACAATCCAGAGGATTTTAAAATGTCGTATGGCAAGGCAGTAAGAAGATTACAGGCATTAGTATTTCAGAAAGAGTATTCTCCGGATTATGTGTATTACGAGGTGCCTGCTCCATGGCTGTTTATTAAATTATTCCGATTGCTTCAGTATTATCCTCCTACGACAGATGAGGCAGTAGAAGCAGCCATTCGCAAGGTTATTTTCAAGGTCGTTGACATGAATGCGGTGCCAGTAGAAAATATCCAGCAGAACAATGCACAAAATGCCGTGTTGTTTGAAGTGATCAATCTTGCTATTCATCTCGAGGTAGATGCTATATTACTGGATCGAATTGTAGATGCGTTAGGCAAGTTCCTCAAATCGAGCGAAACAAATGTTCGATACTTGTCACTTAATGCCATGGCCATTCTGGCTGCTCGATACGATACTGTACCTATTAGAAAACATATTCCTGCTGTGGTGAAATTCTTGCGAGACAAGGATATCTCGATTCGTCGAAAGGCAGTCGACCTTCTCTACTGTCTTTGCGACGGTACAAATGTCATTACTATAGTAGGAGAACTACTTAAATATCTCCAGTCGGCGGATTTCGCGCTTCGCGAGGAAATGGTTATCAGAATAGCTATTTTGGCCGAAAAGTATGCTACCGAATACCAATGGTATGTGGATACCAGCTTGCGACTGATTGCTATTGCTGGTAATCATGTCAGTGACGAGGTATGGACAAGAGTTATCCAGATTGTTGTTAATAATGAGGGCCTTCAAGTATACGCAGCACGAACTGTGTGTTCATATCTCAAACAACCCAATTGTAACGAAACCATGGTTAAAGTGGGTGGATATATCTTGGGTGAATATGGTCATCTGATAGCCGACGATCCAGGCCATTCGCCTATTGAACAGtttttgctgctgcacGATAAGTTTCCAAACTGTTCGTCGTTCACACGAGGTATCTTGCTGACAACATATGTGAAATTCGTCAACTTGTTTGTAGAAATCAAGCCTCAACTGGTACAAGTGTTTGAGTTCCACTCTACATCGATTGATTCAGAGCTTCAACAGCGAGCTTGTGAGTACTTGCGAATCGTCAACTCGCCCAACCCGACTTTATTACCAACTGTATGGGACGAGATGCCACCGTTCCCAGAGAGAACATCAGCATTGCTGACCCGGTTGCATCAGAAACACGTTATTTCCGAAGACAAACGAGTATGGGCACTGGGCAACAAACAAGCCCAAGTCGAGCGTGCTGCACTTAATCTTGATCAGAGAGGCAGTGCCAATTTACTATCGACACCACCAACCGGAGCACATGCTGTTAATGGAGATCAAAACGGAACTGCAGAATTCAAAGGAAATGGGCTTGTTCCTGCTGCCACTGGGGCTGCTGGAAGATCAggagcaccaccacctccacccGTACCAAGAAAAGGATCAGGTTCTACTGCAACAACTGGAAAAACCGAACCTCTGCTGTCATCCAACTGGGAAGAAGGGTATCGAAACCACCTGTCGTCAGTCAGTGGAATCTTCTATGAAGACTCACTCATCCAAATCGGACTCAAGTCTGAATACCGGCGTCATCTGGGCTGTGTCATTCTATACTTTAAAAATATCTCTGGAACGACTCTACAGTCATTATCTGTTGATCTGTCGAACCCAGCTGGAAACGATAAACTGAGTATAGCTACCAAAAACTTCCCGGAATCGACGATTCCACATAACGGGTCAACACAACAAGTGATCGTGATTGAAGCCAAGCAACCGTTTGAAGAATCACCACTAATCAAGATCACATACCTCGCAGGAACATTAAAAGTGCTGAACCTGAAATTGCCAGTGGTGATTGAAAAGTTTATGGAACCAGCCAATCTCAATGCCGACGAGTATTTCAAGCGATGGAACCAGATCGGAGGTGCACCACGCGAGGCACAAAAAGTGTTTAAAAACATTTCAGCATCCAGTGCCGACGGACAACTGGCACGAACTGCCGAAGACGATGCCAAAATCGTGTCGGGAATGCACTGGAGCATCCTCCGAGGAGTCGACAAAAATCCTGCCAACTTCATCGGCGGCTCAGTGCTCCACACGTCTGCCGGCGGCAATTTCGGCTGTCTTCTCCGCCTCGAGCCTGACAACGATAAAGTCATGTACCGCGTCACGGTCCGCGCCACCAACGAGGCTCTCCCCAGCATCCTGGCCAAGAACCTTACCATGGCCTACCAATTATGA